One Mycobacteroides abscessus ATCC 19977 genomic window carries:
- a CDS encoding MFS transporter, producing MDTPTSRGRIAAWAAFDWGSAAFNTVIVMFIFTPYLTGRVGAGLPDGVPQGLLGWMMGLGGVLVFLLAPVIGVWADTPQRRRVALGTLTTLVVAVATAMSMVREDNRYLWLGLGLYCAGSVFNELAQVPYNAMLHGLTTPANASRVSGLGLAAAYIGGVLVLLLCYLGFISGDGPTRGLFQVPAADGYDVRVSALLAAAWFAVFALPLVLTRPVPDPAAPPPSSPGVLGVYRELWRDLVEQWHMDRRIIYFLVASAIFRDGMVAMFALTPVIANGVFHLSGADITLFGVAGNVMAAVGAVVGGLVDTRLGSKGIIVGSLAVIVSLGIVMMFLTGQPAFWICGLAIAAFVGPPQSAARTLVLRMAPVGREAFVFGLYTMTGRAVSFVGPWLFATFALLFHATRAGIAGPVLMIGLGMVAVILVKVPRYDPVRDEIVSGAG from the coding sequence TTGGACACCCCCACCTCACGTGGCCGGATAGCTGCGTGGGCGGCATTCGACTGGGGTTCTGCGGCCTTCAACACCGTGATCGTGATGTTCATCTTCACGCCGTACCTGACCGGCCGGGTTGGCGCGGGGCTGCCAGATGGCGTGCCGCAGGGACTGTTGGGCTGGATGATGGGTCTCGGCGGTGTTCTTGTCTTCCTACTTGCGCCGGTTATCGGTGTGTGGGCCGACACCCCGCAGCGGCGCCGCGTCGCGCTGGGCACCCTGACGACACTGGTGGTGGCGGTGGCCACCGCGATGAGCATGGTGCGTGAGGACAATCGCTACCTCTGGTTGGGCCTCGGACTATATTGCGCGGGTTCGGTATTCAACGAGCTGGCGCAGGTGCCCTACAACGCGATGCTGCACGGGCTGACCACACCCGCCAATGCCTCCCGGGTCTCGGGGCTGGGCCTGGCGGCCGCCTATATCGGCGGGGTCCTGGTCTTACTGCTGTGCTATCTGGGCTTCATCTCGGGGGACGGCCCTACTCGCGGCCTCTTTCAGGTACCCGCCGCAGACGGATACGACGTGCGTGTGTCGGCCCTGCTGGCGGCGGCATGGTTCGCGGTGTTCGCCTTGCCGTTGGTGCTCACCCGGCCAGTGCCCGACCCGGCGGCGCCGCCGCCCAGCTCGCCCGGTGTGCTCGGGGTGTATCGGGAGCTGTGGCGCGATCTGGTCGAGCAGTGGCACATGGATCGGCGGATCATCTATTTCCTGGTGGCGAGCGCGATCTTCCGCGACGGGATGGTCGCGATGTTCGCACTCACCCCGGTGATCGCCAACGGCGTGTTCCACCTTTCCGGGGCGGATATCACGCTGTTCGGGGTGGCCGGGAATGTGATGGCGGCAGTCGGAGCGGTCGTCGGAGGATTGGTCGATACCCGGTTGGGCTCCAAGGGGATCATCGTTGGTTCACTGGCCGTGATTGTCTCGCTGGGCATCGTGATGATGTTTCTGACAGGGCAGCCCGCGTTCTGGATCTGTGGGCTTGCCATCGCGGCATTCGTCGGTCCGCCGCAGTCGGCCGCACGAACACTGGTGCTGCGGATGGCGCCGGTGGGCCGGGAGGCGTTCGTCTTCGGTCTGTACACCATGACCGGTCGGGCGGTTTCCTTTGTGGGCCCGTGGCTGTTCGCCACGTTCGCGCTGCTGTTTCACGCCACCAGGGCCGGAATCGCTGGACCGGTGCTGATGATCGGGCTGGGAATGGTCGCGGTGATACTCGTCAAGGTTCCCCGCTATGACCCCGTCCGTGATGAGATCGTCAGCGGCGCAGGCTAG
- a CDS encoding MmpS family transport accessory protein, with translation MDSNRRDDAAAPGGSTSYGSWPQSSQPLDYPEDPAYASQAFEYPALSGTAQPNQTAVLPQQYGQQYGSYGPAPKDPEPPRRSNTFWLWVVGIGALVVIIALIITLVLLIQREDQQPPTVVSSPTTRTSTTTAPSQPTIPPIPSFTIPPIPVNPPTQGSQAATESVVYEVGGRGPALNVTYFDASGSLQMEFNVKLPWRKEVKLNTEQVTNAVVIAADFSHDVSCTLLVNGAQKSATSGKMATCSTLG, from the coding sequence ATGGACAGCAACCGCCGCGACGATGCGGCCGCCCCGGGCGGCTCCACGTCATACGGTTCGTGGCCGCAGTCCAGCCAGCCGTTGGACTACCCGGAAGATCCGGCGTACGCGTCCCAGGCATTCGAGTATCCGGCGCTCTCCGGCACTGCCCAGCCGAACCAGACAGCCGTGCTACCGCAGCAGTATGGGCAGCAATACGGGTCGTACGGCCCTGCCCCAAAGGATCCCGAGCCGCCGCGCCGGTCAAACACCTTCTGGCTGTGGGTGGTAGGCATCGGCGCATTGGTGGTCATCATCGCGCTGATCATCACCCTGGTCCTACTGATCCAGCGTGAAGACCAACAACCCCCGACCGTCGTCTCCAGCCCGACCACACGAACCTCGACAACGACCGCGCCCAGCCAGCCAACCATACCCCCCATCCCAAGTTTCACCATTCCGCCGATCCCGGTGAATCCACCCACACAGGGCAGTCAAGCCGCGACGGAGAGCGTCGTCTACGAGGTGGGAGGCCGCGGCCCCGCCCTCAACGTCACCTACTTCGACGCCAGCGGTTCGCTGCAGATGGAATTCAACGTCAAACTTCCGTGGCGCAAGGAAGTCAAACTGAACACCGAACAGGTGACCAACGCCGTGGTGATCGCCGCCGATTTCTCGCACGACGTGTCCTGCACACTGCTCGTCAACGGTGCACAGAAGAGCGCCACCTCCGGCAAGATGGCGACCTGCAGCACGCTGGGCTAG
- a CDS encoding C4-dicarboxylate transporter DctA gives MTATEPATSESTPPKKHKDRTHWLYIAVVVAVALGVAVGMLWPGFGRSVGVLGEIFVSLIKMMISPVIFCTIVLGIGSVRKAASVGRVGGLAFVYFLAMSTVALAIGLVVGNLLAPGTGLHLSGSNQGAGAKYVDQAHAAGGTWHFIKSIVPETMFSALTSGSVLQTLFIALLVGFAVQALGGTGESIVRGVGMLQKLVFKVLIMVLWLAPIGAFGAIANVVGQTGWDAVKELGTLMLGFYVTCAIFIFGVLGTLLWAVSRVSIFRLVRYLAREYLLIVSTSSSESALPRLIAKMAHLGVDKSTVGIVVPTGYSFNLDGTAIYLTMASLFVADAMGAPLSVGEQISLLAFMMIASKGAAGVTGAGMATLAAGLQSHRPDLVDGVGMIVGIDRFMSEARALTNFSGNAVATLLIATWTKTMDRDRVKTVLSGADPFDETTMLDDHAGEAVVDKVVS, from the coding sequence ATGACAGCGACCGAACCAGCCACTTCCGAGAGCACACCACCGAAGAAACACAAGGACCGCACCCATTGGCTGTATATCGCGGTTGTCGTCGCGGTGGCGCTCGGTGTGGCCGTCGGCATGCTGTGGCCGGGATTCGGCAGGTCGGTGGGTGTGCTCGGCGAGATATTCGTCAGTCTCATCAAGATGATGATCAGCCCGGTGATCTTCTGCACCATCGTGCTGGGCATCGGATCGGTACGCAAGGCCGCAAGTGTGGGACGAGTGGGCGGATTGGCGTTCGTGTACTTCCTGGCGATGTCGACGGTCGCACTGGCGATCGGACTCGTTGTCGGCAATCTATTGGCGCCCGGCACCGGTTTGCACCTTTCGGGCTCCAACCAGGGTGCGGGAGCCAAGTACGTGGACCAGGCTCACGCCGCCGGCGGCACCTGGCACTTCATCAAATCGATTGTGCCGGAGACCATGTTCTCGGCGCTGACCTCCGGCAGCGTGCTGCAGACGCTGTTCATCGCGCTGTTGGTCGGCTTCGCGGTACAGGCTCTCGGTGGTACCGGCGAATCGATCGTCCGGGGTGTGGGGATGCTGCAGAAGCTGGTCTTCAAGGTCCTCATCATGGTGCTGTGGCTGGCTCCCATCGGTGCCTTCGGGGCCATTGCGAATGTGGTGGGGCAGACCGGCTGGGACGCGGTCAAGGAGCTGGGCACGCTGATGCTTGGCTTCTATGTGACCTGCGCGATCTTCATTTTCGGTGTGCTGGGCACGCTGCTGTGGGCGGTATCGCGAGTGTCGATATTCAGGCTGGTGCGCTACCTGGCGCGCGAGTACTTGTTGATCGTGTCGACGTCGTCCTCCGAATCGGCACTGCCCCGGCTGATCGCGAAGATGGCCCATCTGGGTGTGGATAAGTCCACGGTGGGAATTGTTGTCCCAACCGGGTATTCGTTCAACCTGGACGGGACTGCGATCTACCTCACGATGGCCTCGTTGTTCGTAGCCGACGCCATGGGTGCGCCCCTATCGGTGGGCGAGCAGATCTCCCTGCTGGCATTCATGATGATCGCGTCCAAGGGCGCGGCCGGTGTGACCGGCGCCGGAATGGCCACGCTGGCAGCCGGGTTGCAAAGCCACCGGCCCGATCTGGTCGACGGTGTCGGCATGATCGTCGGCATCGATCGGTTCATGTCCGAGGCGCGGGCGTTGACCAACTTCTCTGGAAACGCGGTGGCCACGCTGCTCATCGCGACCTGGACCAAGACGATGGATCGCGATCGGGTCAAGACGGTGCTCTCGGGGGCCGATCCCTTCGACGAAACAACCATGCTCGACGACCATGCCGGCGAGGCGGTTGTGGACAAGGTGGTCAGCTGA
- a CDS encoding PE-PPE domain-containing protein: MNTPNALPKTTLIWAPGTWEADAADTAGENPAEDRAFGLGLWLVDWRFPNRLNRNRWSFKILVPPGYTGSFGPIPGGGKPPNFEGLSYQESVDAGVDYAVDVVNRTPGPLVLGGYSQGAELASRLSQEFINGRLATRVNDLHAMVTFGNPRRASGREISWQPTLAFEGIGNDEPGGGLTAPVPWWDYCFPSDIYGNANPESFLRFGYDVLTDLQLHNPWELAGRLAETVSSGELLRRLDLHPESWWWRVTHPGLYVSIGRKTANTVAAVNEFLVTGAHGHYHDQPLWEDGPIPVWHAIGQLNALTGPVAMAA, translated from the coding sequence ATGAACACGCCGAATGCACTCCCTAAAACGACTTTGATCTGGGCTCCGGGCACCTGGGAAGCGGATGCGGCCGACACCGCGGGCGAGAACCCGGCGGAGGACCGCGCGTTTGGTCTAGGGCTGTGGTTGGTCGACTGGCGCTTTCCCAACCGCTTGAATCGGAACCGCTGGAGCTTCAAGATTCTTGTGCCGCCCGGATACACCGGATCGTTCGGCCCGATACCGGGCGGCGGGAAACCGCCGAATTTCGAAGGGCTTTCCTATCAAGAGTCGGTGGACGCCGGCGTGGACTACGCCGTGGACGTGGTGAATCGAACTCCGGGCCCGCTGGTTCTGGGTGGATACAGTCAGGGTGCCGAACTCGCGTCACGCCTGAGTCAGGAATTCATCAACGGCCGCTTGGCTACCCGTGTCAACGACCTGCATGCCATGGTTACTTTCGGTAATCCCCGCCGAGCCAGCGGGCGTGAGATTTCGTGGCAGCCGACGCTGGCCTTCGAGGGCATCGGAAATGACGAACCGGGTGGCGGTTTGACCGCGCCCGTGCCGTGGTGGGACTACTGCTTCCCGTCGGACATATACGGCAATGCCAACCCCGAGAGCTTCTTGCGTTTCGGATACGACGTGCTGACCGATCTGCAGTTGCATAATCCGTGGGAGCTGGCGGGCAGGCTGGCGGAGACGGTCTCTTCCGGAGAGCTGTTGCGGCGGTTGGATCTTCACCCCGAAAGCTGGTGGTGGCGTGTAACCCATCCCGGACTCTACGTCAGTATCGGGCGCAAGACCGCCAACACCGTTGCCGCGGTCAACGAGTTCCTGGTCACCGGCGCGCACGGCCATTATCACGACCAGCCTCTCTGGGAGGATGGTCCGATACCCGTTTGGCATGCGATCGGCCAGCTGAACGCTCTCACCGGACCGGTCGCCATGGCCGCTTGA
- a CDS encoding APC family permease, whose translation MVSAPPAKPKPQRVADPRLRRVLKDDAHKLTAVGGLAALSLDALSSVAYGPEAIVLALIAGGVGAIAFTLPVAIAITVLLIVLVFSYRQVIAVHPEGGGSYAVAKKDLGRGASLVAAASLVVDYVLTVAVSLAAGAASLASAFPVLAPHLLSITLIGLAILTVINLIGISESAKVLMLPTLLFIACILAVIVFGLMHSTPVAVIGKELGPVEPVSALGIVLVLKAFAAGCSSLTGVEAIANGVPAFKNPAITRAQNTEVALGILLGVMLIGLSVLIKAHHVVPRGDVTILAQLSAAAFGTGLPFYVTNVTVALILGFAANTSFGGLPVLMSLLAKDDRMPHLFGLRAEKPVYRYGVVALSLFSAIILIASDADTHRLLPLFAIGVFIGFTISQTGLVKHWFGARTAGWHWKAALNGFGATLSAIAMVVFFVSKFTEGAWVLLIVIPLLVLLFGRTENYYRSVRSELALDELPTLTPNPPDQTPLVIVPIDDINKRTVQLLEAALHLGGEVVPVTISRTDQRAAAITKRWAQWNPGLELIVLPTKHRSLVTPLVEYVKKRQCDGRQVTVLITEIKTKRRWHQILHNQTGIVLTANLIDRTDAIVANYPYRMN comes from the coding sequence GTGGTTTCAGCCCCTCCCGCCAAGCCCAAACCGCAGCGTGTAGCCGACCCTCGGCTGCGCCGCGTCCTCAAGGACGACGCGCACAAACTGACCGCTGTCGGCGGGCTCGCCGCGCTGTCCCTCGACGCCCTGTCCTCCGTCGCCTACGGCCCGGAGGCCATCGTGCTGGCCCTCATCGCCGGTGGCGTCGGCGCCATCGCGTTCACCCTGCCGGTGGCCATCGCGATCACGGTGCTGCTGATCGTGCTGGTCTTCTCCTACCGCCAGGTGATCGCCGTGCACCCCGAGGGCGGGGGCTCGTATGCCGTCGCCAAGAAGGATCTCGGCCGGGGCGCCAGCCTGGTGGCCGCCGCCAGCCTGGTGGTCGACTATGTGTTGACCGTCGCGGTCAGCCTCGCCGCCGGGGCCGCGAGCCTGGCGAGCGCCTTTCCCGTCCTGGCGCCACACCTGTTGTCCATCACGTTGATCGGGCTGGCGATACTGACCGTGATCAACCTGATCGGCATCAGCGAGTCGGCCAAGGTGCTGATGCTGCCAACGCTGCTGTTCATCGCCTGCATCCTGGCGGTGATCGTGTTCGGCTTGATGCACTCCACGCCGGTCGCCGTCATCGGCAAGGAACTCGGTCCCGTCGAACCGGTGAGCGCGCTGGGAATCGTCCTGGTCCTCAAGGCCTTCGCGGCCGGCTGTTCCTCCCTGACGGGCGTCGAGGCGATCGCCAACGGCGTCCCAGCGTTCAAGAACCCCGCCATCACGCGAGCACAGAACACCGAAGTAGCCCTCGGAATCCTGTTGGGTGTCATGTTGATCGGGCTCAGCGTCCTGATCAAGGCCCATCATGTGGTCCCCCGCGGCGACGTGACCATTCTGGCGCAACTCTCGGCCGCGGCATTCGGCACCGGGCTGCCTTTCTATGTCACCAATGTGACCGTCGCACTGATCCTCGGCTTCGCCGCCAACACCAGCTTCGGCGGATTGCCGGTGTTGATGAGTCTGTTGGCCAAGGACGACCGGATGCCGCACCTGTTCGGGTTGCGCGCCGAGAAACCGGTCTACCGCTACGGCGTTGTCGCGCTTTCCTTGTTCTCCGCGATCATCCTCATCGCCAGCGATGCCGACACCCATCGGCTGCTGCCGCTCTTCGCGATCGGTGTGTTCATCGGATTCACGATCAGCCAAACCGGGTTGGTCAAGCATTGGTTCGGCGCACGCACCGCCGGCTGGCACTGGAAGGCCGCGCTCAACGGGTTCGGCGCGACACTGTCGGCGATCGCGATGGTGGTGTTCTTTGTCAGTAAATTCACGGAGGGCGCCTGGGTCCTTCTCATCGTCATCCCGCTGCTGGTGCTGTTGTTCGGACGTACCGAGAACTACTACCGGAGCGTCAGAAGCGAACTGGCCCTTGACGAATTGCCTACGCTCACCCCCAACCCGCCCGACCAGACACCGTTGGTGATCGTACCCATCGACGACATCAACAAGCGCACTGTTCAACTCCTGGAGGCGGCGCTTCACCTTGGCGGCGAGGTAGTGCCGGTCACCATCAGCCGCACGGACCAGAGGGCCGCGGCGATTACCAAACGCTGGGCGCAATGGAACCCGGGTCTTGAGCTGATCGTGCTACCCACCAAGCATCGTTCGCTGGTCACTCCGCTCGTCGAGTACGTCAAGAAGCGTCAGTGCGACGGCCGCCAGGTGACAGTACTCATCACCGAGATCAAGACCAAACGCCGCTGGCACCAGATCCTGCACAACCAGACCGGAATTGTATTGACCGCCAACCTCATCGACCGCACCGACGCCATCGTCGCAAACTACCCATATCGCATGAACTGA
- a CDS encoding DUF732 domain-containing protein: MKGLSLTAMIAMGAGAAAIAMASPAYADDVSFNETLHSYGIYAPPDKTAYLGKITCHRLDTGLDKDAYQSTDFLAKNLDRKSSTEQKWQFLSASIDEYCPEQRPVLERAANRT, from the coding sequence ATGAAGGGACTCAGTCTTACTGCGATGATCGCGATGGGTGCGGGTGCTGCGGCGATCGCCATGGCTTCCCCGGCATACGCCGACGACGTCAGCTTCAACGAGACACTGCACTCCTACGGCATCTACGCGCCGCCGGACAAGACTGCCTACCTTGGCAAGATCACGTGCCACCGGCTGGACACGGGCCTGGACAAGGACGCCTACCAGTCCACAGATTTCCTGGCCAAGAACCTGGACCGGAAGAGCAGCACCGAGCAGAAGTGGCAGTTCCTGTCCGCTTCGATCGATGAGTACTGCCCGGAGCAGCGCCCCGTGCTGGAGCGCGCGGCCAACCGCACGTAA
- the cysC gene encoding adenylyl-sulfate kinase gives MSTPTAVDTRQLLRIATAGSVDDGKSTLIGRLLHDTDSLPVDHLEAVTDDEGVADLAALSDGLRAEREQGITIDVAYRFFSTESRSYILADTPGHERYTRNMFTGASNAHVAILLVDARAGVLRQTRRHARIAKLLGIKHFVAAVNKIDLVDFDAQRFTEVDRELHLLADRLGKVEITVIPIAAKHGDNVVHRSENTPWYSGPTLLEYLENVELSPPQPEAAKLRLPVQWVSRPTAEQRRRYTGRLAAGTLSVGDSVVNLPSGTRSTVTVVDTLDESRATGVAPLSVSIELADDIDVGRGDVLVSGADDAVLPVLAREIDATVCWFTNGPLRAGDRLALKQGTRTVRATVQALHTRLDPETLDELDGPVELALNDIGAVTLRTSSVVVADSYADSRDSGAFILIDEASNDTVGAGTITEAREVKPETHSRTDIRWHPSALDREYRWDSTAQRGAIIWFTGLPASGKSTIAVAVERALVESGQVAYLLDGDNLRHGLSDDLGFSPGDRAENIRRVSHLTRLFADAGVVALASLVSPLRSDRETARSINAAAKLPFIEVYIATPLAECEKRDPKGLYARARAGELKGLTGVEAPYEAPENPELVLDTTGADIDELVAQVLDVLNRAR, from the coding sequence ATGAGCACCCCAACCGCGGTGGACACCCGCCAACTGCTGCGTATCGCCACCGCCGGCTCGGTGGACGACGGCAAGAGCACGCTCATCGGACGGCTGCTGCACGACACCGACAGTCTGCCGGTGGACCATCTGGAAGCCGTGACCGACGATGAGGGCGTGGCCGATCTGGCTGCGCTTTCCGATGGCCTGCGTGCCGAACGCGAACAGGGCATCACCATCGACGTGGCCTACCGCTTCTTCTCCACAGAGAGTCGCAGCTACATCCTGGCCGACACTCCCGGTCACGAGCGCTACACCCGCAACATGTTCACCGGTGCCTCCAACGCGCATGTGGCGATCCTGCTGGTCGACGCGCGGGCCGGCGTGCTGCGGCAGACCCGCCGCCATGCCCGCATCGCAAAGCTGTTGGGCATCAAGCACTTCGTGGCTGCGGTCAACAAGATCGACCTGGTCGACTTCGACGCACAACGGTTCACGGAAGTCGATCGCGAGCTGCATCTGCTAGCCGACCGGCTCGGCAAGGTAGAGATCACGGTCATTCCGATCGCCGCCAAACATGGCGACAACGTGGTGCACCGCTCCGAGAACACTCCGTGGTACTCGGGGCCGACACTCCTCGAATACCTTGAAAACGTAGAGCTTTCACCCCCACAGCCAGAGGCAGCCAAGCTACGACTGCCCGTGCAGTGGGTCTCACGCCCCACCGCCGAACAACGTCGCCGATACACCGGCCGCCTGGCAGCGGGCACGCTCAGTGTCGGTGACTCGGTGGTCAATCTGCCCTCGGGCACTCGCTCGACGGTGACGGTGGTCGACACCCTGGACGAAAGTCGTGCCACTGGTGTGGCCCCCCTGTCGGTATCGATCGAATTGGCCGACGACATCGACGTGGGGCGCGGCGACGTGCTGGTGAGCGGTGCCGATGACGCGGTGCTGCCGGTCCTCGCCCGCGAGATCGACGCCACGGTCTGCTGGTTTACCAACGGACCACTACGCGCGGGCGATCGACTGGCACTCAAGCAGGGCACCCGGACGGTGCGGGCCACGGTTCAGGCTCTGCACACCCGCCTTGACCCGGAGACACTCGACGAGTTGGACGGGCCGGTCGAGTTGGCGCTCAACGACATCGGCGCGGTCACCCTGCGCACCAGTTCGGTGGTGGTAGCCGATTCCTATGCCGACAGCCGGGACAGCGGCGCGTTCATCCTGATCGACGAGGCGTCCAATGACACCGTCGGCGCCGGAACCATCACCGAGGCGCGCGAGGTCAAGCCCGAGACGCACTCACGCACCGATATCCGGTGGCACCCATCGGCGCTGGATCGTGAATACCGTTGGGACAGCACCGCTCAGCGCGGCGCCATCATCTGGTTCACCGGCCTGCCGGCATCCGGCAAATCGACGATCGCGGTGGCGGTGGAACGTGCGCTGGTGGAGTCGGGGCAGGTCGCATACCTGCTCGACGGCGATAATCTGCGCCACGGGTTATCCGATGACCTCGGGTTCTCTCCGGGCGACCGGGCCGAGAACATCCGTCGGGTGTCGCATCTGACGCGGCTGTTTGCCGATGCCGGCGTGGTGGCATTGGCATCGCTGGTGTCGCCCCTGCGCTCCGATCGCGAGACCGCACGCAGCATCAACGCCGCCGCGAAACTGCCGTTCATCGAGGTGTACATCGCTACGCCACTGGCCGAATGCGAGAAGCGAGACCCCAAGGGGCTGTACGCGCGGGCCCGCGCCGGCGAGCTGAAGGGTTTGACGGGCGTGGAAGCACCTTATGAAGCCCCGGAGAATCCTGAACTCGTCCTCGATACCACCGGGGCCGATATCGACGAGCTGGTTGCTCAGGTACTCGACGTTCTTAACCGCGCTCGCTGA
- the cysD gene encoding sulfate adenylyltransferase subunit CysD has protein sequence MTTIENPLQVNELRLLEAEAVHIIREVVAELQRPVLLFSAGKDSIVLLRLAEKAFRPAPLPFPVLHVDTGHNFPEVIEFRDRRTTGHGHKLIVASVQETIDAGRVADPGPGASRNRQQTRTLLDALEAGGFDAAFGGARRDEERARAKERILSFRDEFGQWDPRAQRPEPWSLYNGRIRKGEQVRVFPLSNWTELDIWRYIQLEDLELPSIYYAHQREVFERDGILLATSEYATPTGDEKAATEWVRYRTVGDMTITGAVRSQATEIEGVIAEISVATVSERGETRADDRTSVAAMEDRKREGYF, from the coding sequence ATGACGACAATAGAAAATCCGTTGCAGGTCAACGAGCTTCGGCTGTTGGAGGCCGAGGCGGTGCACATCATCCGTGAAGTGGTCGCCGAGCTGCAGCGCCCCGTGCTGCTGTTCTCGGCAGGCAAGGACTCGATCGTGCTGCTGCGGTTGGCCGAGAAGGCCTTTCGGCCCGCACCGTTGCCCTTCCCGGTGCTACACGTCGACACCGGACATAACTTCCCCGAGGTGATCGAGTTCCGCGACCGGCGCACCACCGGACACGGGCACAAACTCATCGTCGCCTCGGTACAAGAGACCATCGACGCCGGACGGGTCGCCGACCCGGGCCCGGGGGCCTCGCGCAACCGACAGCAGACCCGTACCTTGCTGGACGCGTTGGAGGCGGGCGGCTTCGACGCGGCGTTCGGCGGCGCCCGGCGCGATGAAGAACGTGCCCGCGCCAAGGAACGCATCCTGAGCTTCCGCGACGAGTTCGGGCAGTGGGACCCGCGAGCTCAGCGGCCCGAACCGTGGTCGCTGTACAACGGGCGCATCCGCAAGGGCGAACAGGTCCGCGTGTTCCCGTTGAGCAATTGGACCGAGCTTGATATCTGGCGCTACATCCAGCTGGAAGATCTTGAACTGCCGTCGATCTACTACGCGCATCAACGCGAGGTGTTCGAGCGGGACGGCATTCTGCTGGCCACCTCCGAGTACGCCACTCCCACGGGCGACGAGAAGGCCGCCACCGAATGGGTGCGCTACCGCACTGTCGGCGATATGACCATCACCGGCGCCGTCCGTTCCCAGGCCACCGAGATCGAAGGGGTGATCGCGGAAATCTCCGTGGCCACCGTCTCCGAGCGCGGCGAGACCCGCGCCGACGACCGCACATCCGTGGCGGCCATGGAAGACCGGAAACGAGAGGGCTACTTCTGA
- the stf0 gene encoding trehalose 2-sulfotransferase, with product MPDHPTAYLVLASQRSGSTLLVESLRATGVAGEPQEFFQYLPTTSMSPQPREWFADVQDESILRLLDPLDEGKPDLAPATIWRDYIRTVGRTPNGIWGGKLMWNQTPLLLNRAQGLPDRSGEGLLAAIRDVIGSDPVLVHVYRPDVVSQAVSFWRAVQTRVWRGRPDPVRDARAEYHAGAIAHVITMLQAQETGWRRWFAEENIEPIDISYPYLWRNLTEVVGTVLEALGQDPRLAPPPVLERQADQRSDDWVDRYRADAEKEGLPL from the coding sequence ATGCCCGACCATCCCACCGCATATCTGGTGCTCGCATCGCAGCGCAGTGGTAGCACCCTGCTGGTCGAATCCCTGCGTGCGACCGGCGTGGCCGGTGAACCGCAGGAGTTCTTCCAGTACCTACCCACCACAAGCATGTCCCCGCAGCCACGGGAATGGTTCGCCGATGTACAGGACGAGTCGATCCTGCGGCTGCTGGATCCGCTGGATGAGGGCAAGCCCGACCTAGCACCGGCCACCATCTGGCGCGACTACATCCGCACCGTCGGACGCACCCCGAACGGCATCTGGGGCGGCAAGCTCATGTGGAACCAGACCCCGCTGCTGCTGAACCGGGCGCAAGGTCTCCCCGACCGCTCCGGCGAGGGCCTGCTCGCCGCGATACGCGACGTCATCGGCAGCGACCCGGTCCTGGTGCACGTATACCGACCGGACGTTGTGTCTCAAGCTGTCTCGTTTTGGCGCGCGGTCCAGACCCGAGTCTGGCGCGGCCGTCCCGACCCGGTGCGTGATGCCCGGGCCGAGTACCACGCCGGTGCCATCGCACACGTCATCACCATGCTGCAGGCGCAGGAGACGGGCTGGCGGCGCTGGTTCGCCGAGGAGAACATCGAGCCCATCGACATCTCGTATCCATATTTGTGGCGCAACTTGACCGAGGTGGTCGGCACCGTGCTGGAGGCGCTGGGACAAGACCCGCGCCTCGCACCGCCGCCGGTGCTGGAACGGCAGGCAGATCAGCGGTCCGACGACTGGGTGGACCGATACCGCGCCGATGCTGAAAAGGAGGGGCTGCCGCTATGA